The genomic window GTGACCAGCGGCCCGGCGATCGAACGCGCCGGCGACCTCGCGGCGCTGCTGTCCAACCTCGCCGAGGGCGACGTCCTTTTCATCGACGAGATCCACCGGGTGGCCCGGCCGGCCGAGGAGTTGCTCTACGTCGCGATGGAGGACTTCCGGGTCGACGTGGTCATCGGCAAGGGGCCGGGGGCGACCGCGATCCCGCTCGAGGTCGCGCCGTTCACGCTGGTCGGGGCGACCACCCGGTCCGGCCTCTTGACCGGGCCGCTGCGCGACCGGTTCGGCTTCGTCGGCCACATGGACTTCTACGACGCCGGCGAGCTCACCCAGGTGTTGCACCGCAGCGCCGCGCTGCTCGGCATCTCCCTCGATGACGACGGTGCCGTGGAGATCGCCGGCCGGTCGCGGGGCACACCGCGGGTCGCGAACCGACTGCTCCGCCGGGTCCGCGACTACGCCGAGGTGCGCGCCGACGGCGTCATCACGCGGCCGGTCGCCCGCGCCGCACTCGCCGTCTACGACGTCGACGAGATCGGCCTCGACCGGCTCGACCGCGGGGTGCTCGACGCCCTGGTTCGCCGGTTCGGCGGCGGACCGGTCGGGGTGAGCACCCTGGCGGTGGCCGTCGGCGAGGAGGCCCAGACGGTGGAGGAGGTGGCCGAGCCGTTCCTGGTCCGCGCCGGGTTGCTGGCCCGGACCCCCCGCGGCCGGGTCGCGACGCCGGCCGCCTGGTCCCATCTCGGGCTGGCCGCACCCGGCCCGCGGCCCGACACCCCGATGCTCTTCGACGAGTGACCATCTCCGGGTGCCCGC from Mycobacteriales bacterium includes these protein-coding regions:
- the ruvB gene encoding Holliday junction branch migration DNA helicase RuvB, with amino-acid sequence MNPLDRPADPPETAEDVVSPLAEVDEREVEASLRPRRLEEFVGQARVREQLGLVLESARRRDRPPDHVLLSGPPGLGKTSLAMIIAAELGAAIRVTSGPAIERAGDLAALLSNLAEGDVLFIDEIHRVARPAEELLYVAMEDFRVDVVIGKGPGATAIPLEVAPFTLVGATTRSGLLTGPLRDRFGFVGHMDFYDAGELTQVLHRSAALLGISLDDDGAVEIAGRSRGTPRVANRLLRRVRDYAEVRADGVITRPVARAALAVYDVDEIGLDRLDRGVLDALVRRFGGGPVGVSTLAVAVGEEAQTVEEVAEPFLVRAGLLARTPRGRVATPAAWSHLGLAAPGPRPDTPMLFDE